The DNA sequence CCACGTCCCCTCAGCTGTTTGAACGTAAGACCAGTCTGAGGTCTCCGAGCTGTTAATAGTGTACTCAATGTCCGCGGGGGACTCGTCCGATAGACCGTGGTGGTACCCACTGCAGCCGTTTTTGAAGCTACAAGCGAGACGGTCAAGTGTACCGATCTGCCAGATCTTGGTCCGGTTCTGGGTATCCCAGGTGTATTCACCTAGATCAATTGCAGAGGTAGACTCGGAAATCTCAATGCCGTTGGCCGTCAGGTTAGTGGATACATCGCCAATATCGGAGTTGTTGCCCGCCCAAGCATAGAGGGCGTAAGTCGCAGCACGGACGTTTTCAAATGAGAAGTTTCCGTCGCTGTCGGCTGTTGTCCTATAGTAGTAGTTGACACCCTGTTCGGCTGGGAGCTGGGAGCTTTCATTATCGCCAAGCATGACGCTGGCTCCTGAGGCAGCGCGACCATCTGATAATGTAATGACGCCACTCACAGAGGATGCGCGTTGGTGATGACCGGCCTCAATGTCGGCGTTGGGGAAGCTGTAGGGCCACGACTGGACCTCTTCATCATACTTTGCGTTCGCATCCTCGACCGAGCCGTTGTTGAGGTACCACAGCCAAGGACCCCAGACCCTTCCTTCAGCGAACTCGTGTTCTTCCCCGGTAAGGAAGTGTAGCCCGTGTATCATGTTCAACAGCACTGTATCACCGCTACTACTTTCGCGGTGGAGCATAAGCTCCTGCTTCAGGTGGTCTCCGTTGATGTATTCTTTGGACGGGTGGATATACCAGCAGCCGATCCCGTCGCCATATACACCCCAAGCCTTGGCCGAATTGATGAAGTCACTCCAATCGTACTTGGTAATATAGCTACCATCGGAGAGTTCCCACGTCTCGTCCTGGACTTTCTCGCCAGACTCGATCTCAGACAGCTCTGGTAAAGCACCTTGTCTGTATGTCGTATGACCGTTGGTGAAGGTCGCATTGTCAAGGCGTGACACACTTCGCCACTCGCCCAAGGGTGATGGGAGGGccttgttgatgaagtaTTGGTATGCGCCGTGCTGGTTGCGGTAAATAACCCAATGCTGCTCGCCTTCTGAGGTCGTAAATTGAACATCGATAAAGTCGTCGTCGGAATCCACGATCGTCGCGTTTGAGAAATTGAAGGACTCGGTTTGGTCGACATAGGAATAGTACTGTCCTTTCGCATCACCGACAATCTCTTTGCCTTGGTAGTATATAGGCTTGACCACGCTGGCACCAACAGTTGCATTCCAGATTGAGTTACCCACGATAGCTTCAGTCGAGCTGACCACCTTTAGGAATGGTGCATCATCGCCAGTCGGCAAAGCTAGAGTACCTCCTGCAAAGGCTGCTGTGACAACAAGTGTAGGAAAGAGCATTATGGAGCTCATAAGCAGTAAAAAAGGATGATAAAGAAGGTAATACTggggttgattgagaagggGCGAATCGCAGGAAACCATGTTATTAATTTATACATGCCATGCGAAACCATCACGCCATATGCCCCTTCCCCCTGGCCTTCGTTTGAAAAGGCTCTCGGTCCACATTGACTCGAAACCCGTTCCGCCAGTGCAATGCATTTAATCGTTTTTCAATTTAGAGACATGTTAAGCTAGCAAGGAACAAGCAATATGCCCGCAAAAGGATTAAACTTAACTCTCGGCCGGGGAACTCGGTATAATTCTTCACGATGGGCGTGAGGTAAAGATCAACAGGAGAGGTTCTCAAGTGGGAAATAATGTGCCATGGATAGCGGCATAGCCAATGGTCTTAGGGTTACGGCAGTACGGTAGAATATTCATCCCGGTTAGCAGCCTAAGGATTAgattaaaataaattaaaGGTACAAACCCCGCTCGACATTCAAGGAAATTATCGTCAATCTATCACTCGCTTGCCCTTAACGGTCCATCCACTTCGGCCATTTTCCCCCAACTCAAGTCAGCTTGACACGTAATCCGGCATTTTGTCTAGTACTAGTTTTTTGCATGATTCATTAGTGCCAGAGACGCATGGTTAGTATCTACTCTATGTATACGCTAAGGAAAAttattttctattctatTATTCCCTATTCTAGCATTCCTGAACAATCTCCCGCGGCCGTCTTGCCCTGTAGCCTTCTAGGGAAGGTAACAGAAAGATATTtcctcctgctgctctgCGCATCTCACTCTCtgacaaacaaaaaaggCAAGACAAATAATTCAAAAGCACGAAGACCATGCTCCATACGCAATTGTCTAGCATAAATAACATCAAGAGCGTATCACAATCTAATTATTAGGGCTAGACAGATCGTTCCTCATTTCTCTAATATATTTACATTCTAACAAGAATTCCTGCCATACCTACTCCTCTTCCGAATCTCTGGTCCATACTTATAGAAAACATACGGAATCGGCACAAGAACAGCACTAATGCACCCCAGAATAGTAAGCGTATACGGCACCCCCATATTCTTATAAAACGGAATCGACACCTCAATCATAGCTCCAGAAACCAGATAGCGCATCAAGGTCAAACTCGAGAGCGCACTTGCCGCATAAGTCCCATACGTGTCAATCAGATACTGGTAGCAAGTGATAAATATGCAAAGCATACCAAATGCGGTCAACACCGATGCTGCAAGGGTTGACCAGAACGGTATACCCACCCGTGCTGTCCAAGCCATCCAAAACATCGAGATAGGCAGAGCCGGAGCGCCGATCGTTGCCCAGTATAAACGGCTTTCTGGTGGTGCTTTCCCTGCgggatctgtttctttggtgCGTGTGATGTCGCGCGAGCGTAGCTTTGCGTTGAGCGGGATTAGAGGGATGCAAAGTAGGAGTCCTATGGCTAGGCCCAGGAAGCAGAGAGCTGTTTCGCCTTGTGTTAGGCCGTAGATTCCTTCGTAGATGAACTCGTAGccggtgaagaaggtgaaaatTATGATGTATGCCACTGTTAGGTataaggaaaagaggaagatggtgggCTCTTGGAAGAGCATTACCACTGGTCGATACATGGCTAGCAGCAATCTTGCGGGTAGCGATGTCTGTCTGAGCTCGATCTCTGCTCGGTAGCGATCGTCTCCGGTCACACGACGAAGGTGTATAGCTTTCCATTTTAACAAGATAGGCGCATAGGTTTCGGGCTGGAACAAGATGACGGTAACAAGAATGATTCCTGCACCTATCAGTGTGACCCATTCTGTCCATCGCCAGCTGAGGTTCGACTGTCCGATCCAGCCTCCGACCACGGGTCCTAGCACTGGGCCGGAAAAAGAGATGATAGCGTAAATTGGAAATGTAAAtacttgttcttcgggtGTCCAGACATCGGCAATAGTACCACCAGCGCACGCGAGTGGTGTCGCAGCGAAGATACCTGCCAACGTCCGAGATACTAGCTGTCCAGCGAGGTTTTGAGCCAACCCAGCTCCTACTAGCAGGAGCATGAATACAATCAAGGTGATGATATAGATGGGATTCCTCCCCACGGTCTCTGAGAATGGGCCACTCATCACTGCCCCTGTTCCGAACCCGACCAGAAACAATCCTAGTAATCACTTGTCAATTTCGAATACAGCATGGATGAACGTTGAAACTCACCTGTAGGTAAAGACGCCACTACCTCGCTTACACCAAACTCCTCGGCATACTGTGGTATTATACCCGAATCGATAGATGAAGACCATCCCACAATGACGCCCATGAACGAAACCACGATAGTTACCATGAGTCGCTTGCCGAAGCTCCAATCGCGTGGATTCATGGGATCATTTTCAGGTTCGAACCCAACAGGAACCGTTTTCGAAACATTGGAGGTATCCTCTCCACCTGCCTCAGTTGTAACACTCCTATTCAATGGATCCGCGCTTGGGTTTATGGATACTTTCTCGTCTTCGTATGTTTCTCTTGGCCGGCGGGAATTCGGCGATGTATCTTGACTTGACACCATGGACACTTCATCACCTGCTACGGAAGCTTTTGAACCACTGTCGTTTGCTGGGAAGTGTTTTTTGCATTTTAAACTCGGTTTCCGTGATCCGAGACCCTTCTCGGGGTCTGTTGCAAGCTGCTCTTCCGCAAGATTGCCGAATCGTCGATATTGAAGTATGGACTGCATCGTGCTAGTTCGTAGATGTAACAACGGGAAGTCAACACTGTCGAGTCCACGGCTCTACTGCAATTCAGGTCATATATTATAAAAAAGGACTTGTTACTTTGCAATCATAGCCGGTCCGACGCCATATAAATAACTAATGTTGGGTATAGACTATCGGAACGAAACTATCCGGTCGCTTACGCCGAATCCGAGATCTAATCTATCCTATTGGTCGCCTGGCTCAGTATCGGGATGTCTCAGGCCGGGAAGGATTTGATCCCATGACGAATAATCAATTGTGGTTGCGAACTCTAACAATATGAGCATTGGTTTCAGGCCAGTACCAAATTTATGCACTCTAGTCATTAAAATCAGAAATAAAGATCTACTTGAAATTTAGTTTTCAGCGACATGTACTAGTCGGGCGCTTTTTCATCTCAAGTTCTCAACAATGAAGCTTTTCAAGACCATAAACGCAAGGAAGAGTGCTAGCATCGTTCATTAAGGCGGCCATGGATGTGACTAGGCAGTGTAGCTAATTCAATAATGGATGAATAGAGATGAATGTCAGTGCTCCCATATTCACACTCCCCAGGACAGGGAATTATACTTCAAGGATGTGTGAATGTCCCTTTCACAGCACATCTTGGAGCTCCTTCCTGTCATCCTCTCCCACTCCCTGTCTATCATAAACCTCCTGCCAGTCTCCCCCTATTTGCTCAGACTATCCTCATCCCAATCTCAAATATCTGGATGTCATAAACTTTGACCATACTCTTGACGTCACGTTTGGATAATTCGCaatatcttctctctttctcagGCAAAAACTCCCCCGTTCAACCAACAAAGCTTTGTCACGAAGTGGGCCAATATATCGCGCTCAAGCAGGTTGTCCAACAAGACTTCATCCTTACCGAGAGAAATCGTGGTAGTGTCGGGGGTGCCGCTAGATTGTCCTATCTTCCTGATATCGAGACTTTGATCATCAAGGTTCCATCGAGGGAGCACGAGAAGGCACACATCAACCTGAGCAGCTGCCTGACACGCAAGGTCACCATGATTGTAACGTTCATCACCGCTCCTGCCGAGTTCGGACCCTTCCTATTTCGCGTCGAAGGCAGACGAGAGCCATTTATCAGACACATACGTAGTTAGATAGAAGAATCAACCATCTATCTTCTgaccttctttccttttcactgCAGCCGTAGCAATGATGGGTGTGGGGGACCTCGAGTTCCAGGGCCTCGGTGTCATGAAATACATCGGGCCAGCGGCTAGCATCAAGGAGAGCGATTCGGCGTGGATAAACGATCTACTGAGACCTG is a window from the Aspergillus oryzae RIB40 DNA, chromosome 6 genome containing:
- a CDS encoding MFS transporter (synaptic vesicle transporter SVOP and related transporters (major facilitator superfamily)) produces the protein MQSILQYRRFGNLAEEQLATDPEKGLGSRKPSLKCKKHFPANDSGSKASVAGDEVSMVSSQDTSPNSRRPRETYEDEKVSINPSADPLNRSVTTEAGGEDTSNVSKTVPVGFEPENDPMNPRDWSFGKRLMVTIVVSFMGVIVGWSSSIDSGIIPQYAEEFGVSEVVASLPTGLFLVGFGTGAVMSGPFSETVGRNPIYIITLIVFMLLLVGAGLAQNLAGQLVSRTLAGIFAATPLACAGGTIADVWTPEEQVFTFPIYAIISFSGPVLGPVVGGWIGQSNLSWRWTEWVTLIGAGIILVTVILFQPETYAPILLKWKAIHLRRVTGDDRYRAEIELRQTSLPARLLLAMYRPVVMLFQEPTIFLFSLYLTVAYIIIFTFFTGYEFIYEGIYGLTQGETALCFLGLAIGLLLCIPLIPLNAKLRSRDITRTKETDPAGKAPPESRLYWATIGAPALPISMFWMAWTARVGIPFWSTLAASVLTAFGMLCIFITCYQYLIDTYGTYAASALSSLTLMRYLVSGAMIEVSIPFYKNMGVPYTLTILGCISAVLVPIPYVFYKYGPEIRKRSRYGRNSC
- a CDS encoding putative rhamnogalacturonase (predicted protein), which gives rise to MLFPTLVVTAAFAGGTLALPTGDDAPFLKVVSSTEAIVGNSIWNATVGASVVKPIYYQGKEIVGDAKGQYYSYVDQTESFNFSNATIVDSDDDFIDVQFTTSEGEQHWVIYRNQHGAYQYFINKALPSPLGEWRSVSRLDNATFTNGHTTYRQGALPELSEIESGEKVQDETWELSDGSYITKYDWSDFINSAKAWGVYGDGIGCWYIHPSKEYINGDHLKQELMLHRESSSGDTVLLNMIHGLHFLTGEEHEFAEGRVWGPWLWYLNNGSVEDANAKYDEEVQSWPYSFPNADIEAGHHQRASSVSGVITLSDGRAASGASVMLGDNESSQLPAEQGVNYYYRTTADSDGNFSFENVRAATYALYAWAGNNSDIGDVSTNLTANGIEISESTSAIDLGEYTWDTQNRTKIWQIGTLDRLACSFKNGCSGYHHGLSDESPADIEYTINSSETSDWSYVQTAEGTWQVKFELSDNPASDAVAILSTSLAGYSSGVNIEITAQGGNVTVGELSDLTNDPSVYRSSTFCGLHRYEEFEVPAGTLVKGSNTIEFTVTKTSQWHGFMWNSILLEWS